From a region of the Haematobia irritans isolate KBUSLIRL chromosome 4, ASM5000362v1, whole genome shotgun sequence genome:
- the LOC142235846 gene encoding uncharacterized protein LOC142235846 — translation MSGMRTKSQDIFFNTSQCIYDVIVLVETWLNSDFHDEEFFDARLFQVFRKDRDTMSTNNMRGGGVLVAVRRGIAAMRVNLPNDNSLLDQLCITISGQSNLTVVVSYIPPTSSYTVYNEHIQNVKQIAEECHQNELAIFGDFNLNTLLSINLCQINGFVNSLNRILDLIFISSNLQFDISKCEMPLSMPDMHHVALEIDFEFIMFRKISSSYCNYFYPDNCNFEILNQELLDYNWADAFNDKSVDDCYFYFVNKIQMHTNKYLRASNGKVHKLPWYTPGLKKLKNLRNKFYKLFKNYKDNVNYERYKYYSREFDYLNKFLYKQYLLDFQNRIKDNPKSFWQYIDSKKSFSEYPSSMHLGDIIVNDSVDLANLFATFFASNFNEEVHYDDSTSYLDLVDDCLDFGFIQINESDILDAIASLKASRKFDVDGLSAFLLQKLAISVCLPLRLIFNKSLQSGLFIDHDLKLFKCVNSLLDAIHLQCDLNSIVNWCEINHLSLNVRKCFYVCFSRRHSPMISEYYVTDNRVRQVSEILDLGIFFDSKLSFNAHIDYIMPKAYALLALIRRHSTEFQDPYVRKTLYTALVRTKLEYAQIVWSPSCSTHINRIERLQKKFVKFCLSSLNFTEPIPLYEHRSDFSLKDQ, via the exons atgtctGGCATGCGCACTAAAAGCCAGGATATTTTCTTTAACACCAGTCAGTGTATTTATGATGTGATCGTCTTGGTTGAAACCTGGTTAAACAGCGATTTCCATGATGAAGAATTCTTTGATGCCAGATTATTTCAAGTTTTCCGTAAGGATAGAGATACTATGAGTACTAATAACATGAGGGGTGGTGGTGTGCTTGTTGCTGTCCGTCGTGGTATAGCTGCTATGAGAGTAAATTTGCCCAATGATAAcagtttattggatcaattatgtaTTACTATAAGTGGCCAATCTAATTTGACTGTGGTAGTTTCATACATTCCCCCTACAAGCTCCTATACTGTATATAATGAGCATATTCAGAATGTGAAACAAATTGCTGAAGAATGTCATCAAAATGAACTTGCTATTTTTGGTGACTTCAATCTAA atacACTTCTAAGTATAAATTTATGTCAGATAAATGGGTTTGTCAACTCTCTTAATCGTATTTTAGATCTAATTTTTATTAGTAGCAATTTACAATTCGATATTAGTAAATGTGAAATGCCTTTATCCATGCCAGATATGCATCATGTGGCTTtagaaattgattttgaatttataatgtttcgtaaaattagTTCATcgtattgtaattatttttaccCTGATAATTGTAATTTTGAGATTTTAAATCAGGAGTTATTAGATTATAACTGGGCTGATGCGTTTAATGACAAATCAGTAGATGattgctatttttattttgtcaataaaattcAGATGCATACTAATAAATACTTGCGAGCTAGTAATGGTAAGGTGCATAAACTTCCATGGTACACGCCAGGATTGAAAAAGTTAAAGAATTTAAGGAATAAGTTCTACAAACTGTTTAAGAATTATAAAGATAATGTAAATTATGAGCGTTACAAATATTATTCGCGTGAATTTGATTACTTAAACAAGTTTCTATATAAGCAATACTTACTAGACTTTCAGAATAGGATCAAGGACAATCCTAAGTCTTTTTGGCAATATATAGACTCGAAAAAATCATTCAGTGAATACCCATCGTCGATGCATTTAGGTGATATTATTGTTAATGATTCTGTGGATTTAGCTAACTTATTCGCAACTTTCTTCGCATCAAATTTCAATGAGGAAGTTCACTACGATGATAGTACTTCTTACTTGGACCTTGTTGATGATTGTTTAGATTTTGGTTTCATTCAAATTAATGAGAGTGATATTTTGGATGCAATTGCATCCTTGAAAGCTTCACGCAAATTTGATGTTGATGGTTTATCTGCGTTTCTTTTACAAAAACTTGCTATTTCTGTCTGTTTACCGTTacgattaatatttaataaatcattACAATCGGGGTTATTTATCGATC ATGATTTAAAATTATTCAAGTGCGTCAATAGTTTATTAGATGCTATTCATCTTCAATGTGATttaaattcgattgtgaattggTGTGAGATTAATCACTTGTCACTAAatgttagaaaatgtttttatgtaTGTTTTAGTCGTCGTCACTCCCCAATGATATCTGAGTATTATGTTACCGATAATCGTGTTAGGCAGGTTAGTGAGATTTTAGATCTCGGCATTTTTTTCGATTCTAAATTATCATTTAATGCTCATATTGATTACATAATGCCAAAAGCCTATGCCCTTTTAGCTTTGATCAGACGACATAGTACAGAGTTTCAAGATCCTTATGTTCGCAAGACTTTGTACACTGCGCTTGTAAGGACAAAGTTAGAATATGCACAAATTGTTTGGAGCCCGTCGTGTAGTACGCATATTAATCGTATTGAACGTCTtcagaaaaaatttgtgaagttttgCTTAAGTTCACTCAATTTTACTGAGCCAATTCCACTCTATGAGCATCGAT CTGATTTTTCCTTAAAGGATCAATAA